GCGGGCGGAGCGCTGCGCCATGTCGGCGAGGACGGCGTCCAGCCGGGACAGCTTGCGGTAGACCTCCTCGGCGTCCCCCGCCGCGTTGGCGGCGGCCAGCGCCCGCAGGTCCGCCAGGATGTCGGGGAACACCAGGCGCGAGAGCTGGGCGTCCTCCAGGCTCGCGCCGAGGACCTCCTCGACAGCGCGGAAGGCGCGGTAGCCGGCCTGGGTGAACTGGTAGACGTAGTGCCGGTTGCGGTACTCGGCCAGGTTCGCCGCACGGGTGCCGTCGTAGCTCCGGTCCAGCAGCTTCCACTCCGCCAGCGCGTCCAGCAGCGGCTGCACCTCGCCGACGGCGCGGGCCGACGGATTGTCCTCGGCCAGCTCCGCCAGCAGCTCCCGGGCATCCGCGACGTGCAGCAGCACCTGGTAGTTGGCCCGCCCCCGGTCGAAGGCCCGCAGCAGCCACAAGTAGTCGTTGCGCTTTTCCGCCGCCGCGAAGTGGAACAGCCGAAGGCGGTCGTCCAGGGTGAAGGCATCGATCCCGAAGGAGCCGCCCTCGTCCTGCCCGTCGTTCACGCGTTCCTCCACCGACTCGTCACCCTGGGTAGCAATTGTGCCTCACCCTGGCCGACACCTCGCACCTACTGGACAGATCAGTCGCCTTCAGGTATTGGACCGGCGGCAGCGACGCCCCCGTGCACCCACCGTACCCGAATCATCCACTCCGACCGGTTCCCGTGGAGGGCCCGCTGCCTCAACGCCGCAGGCGCCCGTCGGCGCCACGAGAAGTCCACCCGCAGACGCCGACTGGCCGACTGGCCGACTGATCGACGCAGTACTCAGACCTGGGGCGGCCTGATGAAGCGGATGCCGATGGGATAGCGGTACTGCGCTCCCTGGCTGGCCTTCACGGCCGCCATGATCTGGATGATCAGACAGCCGACGAGCAGCAGCAGCCGCAGCAGGGCGCCGAGCGGGGGTGACGCCATGGACAGCACGAGGATCACCACACCGGGGATGATGACGCTGAGCTGGAAGTTCAGCGCCTCCCGGGCGTGCTCCCCGGTGAACTCGGACTTCGCGGTGAGCATCACGATCAGCGGGGGGATGAAGCAGAGGAACACCGCGAACGTGCCGATGACGAAGGAGAAGACCACCGCGACGGCCAGCGGCAGCCAGTGCGCGAGGGAGGCCATGGTGCGGTCGCTGGCCGCCCCGGGCGTGGACGGCGGGTACCCGGGCGGCGGATACCAGCCCGGCGGCGGCGATGCGGAGTACTCCGGCGGACGGTCGTACCCGGCGTTCCCGGGTCCGGCCGGCGGCGGCGGGAAGTGGTTCGGCGGCGGCGGGTAGTTCGGCGGCACCGTCTGTCCGAAGCCGGCGCCTGGACCGGGGCCTGCGGTCGACCCGGGGCCGGGGCCGTACTGACGCTGGTAGCGGAAGAGTTGGCACGAGTGGCAGTAGCAGGTCTCCACATTGTGGGGCGCCTGCTGGGAGTTGGGGACGGCGTCCATAGTCCTGCCTGTTCGGGGAACGGGAATCCGGCCGACGTCGTCCCGTCGGCCCCCCTTGGCCCGGCCAGGGCACGGCACAGCACAGCCGTGTGGATGGCGGGCGAAGGCGGCGCCCCAGTATCGCCAGAGGCCGCGAGGCACACCAGAAAGCGCTGCTAACCACGACCGTTAGCACGGCTGTCGGGCGCCGAACCGAGGTTGTCGGCGGCCCCGGCAGGTTCAGTGCTTCGGGATGCCAAGGCCGGGCTTGATGAACGGCTCCCGCTCCAGCACACCCAGCTCGGCCACGGCCTCGGCGGCCAGCAGCGTGGCTTGGTGCAGGGCAGTGACCGTGGCCTGTATGGCCGGTGACGGCCCGCCGACGCCGATCCGGTAGTAGCAGCGCACGTGGCGGGCGCCCGGGACCGGGAGCTGGGTGACGGCCACGTCCCGCATGGTGGCCGCAGTACTGGAGGAGAGGATCGCGGCCCCCAGTCCGGCCGTGAGCATCACCTGCGCGGCCTGGGGTGTGGTCGCGACGTGCAGCCGGGAGGGGGTGAGGCAGTGGGCGGCGATGAGTCGTTCGAACGCGCAGTCGTAGGCGGAGCCGGGATCGCCGGTGATCCACGGAACGCCGTCCAGCTCGGCGAACGAGGCCAGCACGGGCCAGCCGGCCGGTACGACCAGGCGGTACCGCTCCTCGATCCTGATCTGGTACTCGGTACCCGCCGGGGTCGGCGGCGCCTCGTCCGCATCGCAGATCATGACGAGGATGTCGACCAGCCCGTTGCGCAGAGCGCTGAGGTCGGCCGCACCGGCCGCCAACTGCTCACGGACGGTGGGCTCCAGCGCCGGGAACCGCTCGGCAAGGATCGCCATCGCCGAGCAGACCACCGGGACGTAGCGCGGGACTGCGCCGATCGCCACCGGTCCGGCGATCGGGGCGCCGAAGTCGGCCAGGTCGCGGCCCGCACCGTCGAGCTCGTCGGCGATCCGGCGCCCGCGCTCGGCCAACGCCCTTCCGGCGGCGGTCAGTTCGATCCGCCCGCCGGAGCGGTCCAGCAGTGGCACCCGCGCCTGCTGTTCGAGCCGGGCCAGAGCCTGCGAGACGGCCGAGGACGTGACCGCAAGCCTCCGCGCGGCCGAGGCGACCCCGCCGGTCTCGGCGAGCGCATGAAGAACCAGCAGACGCTTGGGATCCAGCTCCATGCAGACATCACATCACGGGGGCATGGGCTGATATCGGAGCACCGTGTGCATCTCGGCCATGCGGCCATCCGGGACGCTGACGCTTGACACGTCAACGTCTCTGGTGGATGAAGGATTCGTACGATGTCGGTACGCGGGGTACGCGTTTAGCCGTTCGCCCGAGCGCGTGGTCCGCCCAGTGAAGGGGTGGCCGATGGCGAAGATAACGCCGGAACAGGATGCTGCCTACGCCCTGAGGTTCGGCGTAGCGAGGAGCTCGCTGTCCGCTGAGGCGCAGATCATCTATGACCGACTGGCGGAGCAGCAGAAACACTCCCAGTCTCCGGCGCTTCCCCCGCTGCGGGACGCGGAGGCCGCCGGCAGTCAGGTGGCCATGCCCAGGTTGGCGAGCGTTGCGGTAACAGTCCTAAATCCTTTCCCATGGGGCCGGGGCTGGTGGTCGTGCTGTTGCCGTTCTTGATCACGCGATGGCATGAGGGTGCGTCCTACCCGCTGGCGGTGCGGGCCCTGGGAGTGACCCTGATCGCGGTGGGCGGCTTGCTGATGGTCGCGGCGTTCGTACGGTTTCCCGTCGAGGGCGAGGGCGTGCCGTTTCCGACTATCCCGCCCAGCTCGCAGCGGGTGATCGTCGGCGGCCCCTACCGGTATGTCCGCAACCCCATGTACGTCGCCTTAGGCGCAGCGATCGCAGGACAGGCGTTGCTGCTCGGCCGCCCGATTCTGCTGCTCTACGCGGCCGCGCTCCTTGCCGCCCTGTTCGCGTTCGTCCGCCTGTACGAGGAGCGCACGATGCTCGCCCGCTATGGCGAGTCATACGAGGTATACCGCAAGCGGGTCCCCGGCTGGTGGCCGCGCCTGCCACGCCGAAAGCCCTGACCTGCCCTCCAATCACAACGCTCGGAGGCTGATCCGGCTCGGACCTCGACGGGGAGCACCGGCTCCAAATCCTGGATCTGCACATCCCAGATCCACTCGTTCGCCCCGCCAGCGGTGTCCCAATCGCCCAACAGTGCACCGCACTCCGGAGCATCGTCGGCGGCGGGATCCGAGTGGATCACGCACACCGCTCCCGACAACGGCGACGCCGTCGGATCGGGGTGAATCCTGTACCGGTGAAATCGACACGTCCTCGTCAGCCCCATTGCAGACCCCTAACAACCGTCCGGCGCAGAACCTGAACCCTCCCTCACCCGTAGCCCATCTGGGCCAGTCGCTACCAACTCGTGCATGTCGAGCAAATGACGGCGCATCAGTACTCGCGCATCAACAGCCCCCGACGGATCCCGGGTGATCGCCGCCAATGCTGCCGCCATACGGGCGCACACTTCGCACCCAGGCACGGCAACCGGAGCCGGCCGAGGGAAGCCATAGTCGAACGAGGACGAGAACCATGGCGGCCGATGGAATTCCCTGCGGGACTGCACCCGCGACTCGCTCACAGCCCCTGCCTCGATCGCCTGTTTGCCTCCGCCACCCAAGCACTCAACTCGGCCGCCCGATCAATGGGCTCCAGATCCTCCGGAAGCGCCTGCCACTCCAGCCCACCGCCCACTGGACGCAGGAAGACCCATCTGGGCCCGACTTCCATCACCACCCCGATCACGTCACGCCTCATGTCGTGGATGAGGGTCGAAGGGGTCAACTCGACGTCGGGGATAGAACCGTGCTCCCCACCGGGGAGACAGACAGGCCCTGGTGCAACCTGATCCGGGATTCGCCGGGCGTCCGACTGCGAAGCAGAAGCACCGTCCCCCAGAGGGGATAAACCGAGATCACTCATGAGACATCCTCCGAGAAGGCGCGCCGATGCAACCGCGCGCCCGACGATCAGCGTTCAGCGCCTTTTGGACAGAGGATCACTGACGATGCGTCAAGGTCACCCAGCGCCGAGCGTCGAGCTACGCACCGTAAGGATGCGCCTGGAAGTTGCGAGGTGCAAGTCCTACCGTAGAAGCTCATAAAGATTGCTGCGGAAGGGTGGGACGGGGCAGACTGACAGCTCACATCCGTAGGAGGCCCCGACCGTGCCTGTGAACCGCAACCCCACTGTCCGCCAACGGCGTTTGGCCAGGACGCTGAGGGAGCTGAGGATCGGAGCCGGCCTGACGCTCTTGCAAGTTGCCCAGCACCTCGAATGCGCCGAGAGCAAAATCAGTCGCATCGAGACCGCCCTGTCGGGCGTCCGGCCGATCGACCTGCGGATGATGCTGGACTTGTACGGTGCGACGAACGCGGAGCTGCGACGCGAACTTGAGGAGCTGTCGCGCAATGCCCGCCTTCGCGGATGGTGGGATCGCTACTCTGACGTTCTCTCACCTCGATACGCGCAGTTCATCTCCTTGGAGGCCGACGCCTCCCAGGTGCGCAGCATGCAGACGCTTCTAATCCCCGGACTGCTGCAGACCGAGGAATACACGCGGGCCGTTCTGAGAATTCAGGTGGACGGTGCAACCCCGGCTCAGATCGAGACGCATACCCAGGTTCGGCAGGAGCGACGCTCGGTACTCACGCGGGAGCCACCCCTGGAGATGCGCGTGGTCCTCTCCGAGAGGGCTCTCCGTCATGGTGTGGGCGGTCCGGACGTCATGCGCCCGCAGTTGGAGTACCTGGCCGCAGCGGCAGGGAATCCGAACATAGAGATCCGGGTTCTGCCCGACGCATCGGATATCCATGCCGCCCTGCTGAACCCCGTCACCATTCTCAGCTTCCCTGATTCGTCGGAAACTGACGTAGTGTATGCCGATCACCTGCTCGGGACCATCTATTTCGAGGAACCCACCGAGATCGACATGTACACCAGCCTCTTCCGCCGCGCAACGGAAGAGTCGTTGCCGCCGGACAAGTCAATCGCTCTCATTGAGCGCGCCTCAAAGGAAATGGGCTAGTCATGGCAAGCAACTTCCTCGAATCAGCGCCTGCTGCCGACGTTCAGTGGCGGAAGTCCTCCTTCTCTGGAGCGCAGAACGACTGCGTGGAGATTTCCGAGAGCCTGCCGGGTGTTGTACCTGTCCGTGACAGCAAAGACCCGGAAGGTCCTGTTCTCACCTTCGATGCGACTGCCTTCGCTTCGTTCATCCATGCGGTCAAGTCCGGCCACTTCAGGACCGTCTGACCCAAGGGCCACCAGCTGACAAAGGGCAGTCTCCTACTGCGAGTTGCGCCAGGGGACCGTCTTCGCCTCGGGCTGTCGCGGCAGGCCCGGCGGCGCCGAGTACATCGGCAGACTCAAGCGCTGACCTGCACTCCCAAGAACTGACCTCGCTGCCTACTCCGACCGCGTAGCGTGCTTGAGCGAGGGCCGCAACATTGCGTCGCCGTCCGAACGTGTCCGGCACCATCGACCACGGAAGAAGCGCCGCTGACCATGGGCATGCCTCACGGGTGCACAACGAACAGCAGGTTCACATCCATCGAAATCTGCGCCGGTGTTGGCGGCTCCGCGCTCGGGCTGGAGCGGGCCGGTTTCGATCCGGTCCTGCTGATCGAGAACCGTCCGGTTGCCTGCGAAAGCCTGCGCGCGAATCGACCTGATTGGCGAGTGCTGGAGCAGGATCTGATCGACTTCGTACCCGAAGAGCATCCGCAGTGCTACGACGTGGACCTGCTCTCGGCCGGACTTCCCCGAGTGAAGGCCGACGCTGCGGTCGGCAGGTCCCGGGACGACGAAC
The Streptacidiphilus albus JL83 genome window above contains:
- a CDS encoding DUF4870 domain-containing protein, which produces MDAVPNSQQAPHNVETCYCHSCQLFRYQRQYGPGPGSTAGPGPGAGFGQTVPPNYPPPPNHFPPPPAGPGNAGYDRPPEYSASPPPGWYPPPGYPPSTPGAASDRTMASLAHWLPLAVAVVFSFVIGTFAVFLCFIPPLIVMLTAKSEFTGEHAREALNFQLSVIIPGVVILVLSMASPPLGALLRLLLLVGCLIIQIMAAVKASQGAQYRYPIGIRFIRPPQV
- a CDS encoding LysR family transcriptional regulator: MELDPKRLLVLHALAETGGVASAARRLAVTSSAVSQALARLEQQARVPLLDRSGGRIELTAAGRALAERGRRIADELDGAGRDLADFGAPIAGPVAIGAVPRYVPVVCSAMAILAERFPALEPTVREQLAAGAADLSALRNGLVDILVMICDADEAPPTPAGTEYQIRIEERYRLVVPAGWPVLASFAELDGVPWITGDPGSAYDCAFERLIAAHCLTPSRLHVATTPQAAQVMLTAGLGAAILSSSTAATMRDVAVTQLPVPGARHVRCYYRIGVGGPSPAIQATVTALHQATLLAAEAVAELGVLEREPFIKPGLGIPKH
- a CDS encoding methyltransferase family protein encodes the protein MVVLLPFLITRWHEGASYPLAVRALGVTLIAVGGLLMVAAFVRFPVEGEGVPFPTIPPSSQRVIVGGPYRYVRNPMYVALGAAIAGQALLLGRPILLLYAAALLAALFAFVRLYEERTMLARYGESYEVYRKRVPGWWPRLPRRKP
- a CDS encoding helix-turn-helix domain-containing protein, with the translated sequence MPVNRNPTVRQRRLARTLRELRIGAGLTLLQVAQHLECAESKISRIETALSGVRPIDLRMMLDLYGATNAELRRELEELSRNARLRGWWDRYSDVLSPRYAQFISLEADASQVRSMQTLLIPGLLQTEEYTRAVLRIQVDGATPAQIETHTQVRQERRSVLTREPPLEMRVVLSERALRHGVGGPDVMRPQLEYLAAAAGNPNIEIRVLPDASDIHAALLNPVTILSFPDSSETDVVYADHLLGTIYFEEPTEIDMYTSLFRRATEESLPPDKSIALIERASKEMG
- a CDS encoding DUF397 domain-containing protein, giving the protein MASNFLESAPAADVQWRKSSFSGAQNDCVEISESLPGVVPVRDSKDPEGPVLTFDATAFASFIHAVKSGHFRTV